One genomic segment of Rhizobium sp. 11515TR includes these proteins:
- a CDS encoding DUF6602 domain-containing protein has translation MDGQRLQVFWNQEVKSLLAVYRQFETLLPNPKTAGAEHRGEDGRYVETLIRSYLQKYLPKDLEVLTGFILRPAVKLGDNNRSRSKEQDLHTTQLDIIIYDSGTYPVFQRMVDTVIVPPEGVVAVLSVKKTLRDAEIIAECSALLEASKACRCDESNLEARRRGPFLALVATDSDLADKQEPKEKKLFEKLETLYGSSSVFDDMIGFIGDLSAWHVFKTRPPPKLTPMNSFAQYMYVELGDAELHQGFQFLLSGILSVYYDKTRTGVKRPGFTAFAAKPATVIGKIAFSTLR, from the coding sequence ATGGACGGCCAACGTCTCCAAGTATTCTGGAATCAGGAGGTCAAATCACTTCTAGCAGTCTACAGGCAGTTCGAAACCTTGCTGCCTAATCCCAAGACTGCAGGGGCCGAACATCGTGGCGAAGACGGTCGGTATGTGGAAACGTTGATCCGCTCGTACCTTCAAAAGTATCTGCCAAAAGACCTCGAGGTCCTTACGGGCTTTATTCTCCGGCCGGCGGTTAAGCTGGGAGATAACAACCGATCAAGGTCCAAGGAGCAAGACCTTCACACAACCCAGCTTGACATAATAATTTATGACTCTGGAACCTATCCCGTTTTCCAACGAATGGTCGATACGGTAATTGTCCCGCCCGAGGGCGTCGTTGCAGTGCTTTCAGTTAAAAAGACGCTCCGGGATGCAGAAATCATCGCAGAGTGTAGTGCACTTCTGGAGGCTTCTAAGGCTTGCCGCTGTGACGAGAGTAATCTTGAAGCGCGCCGTCGCGGACCGTTCCTAGCCTTAGTCGCAACCGATTCTGACCTTGCTGATAAGCAAGAACCGAAAGAAAAAAAACTATTCGAAAAGCTTGAGACCCTCTACGGCAGCAGCAGTGTTTTCGACGACATGATAGGGTTCATTGGCGACCTTTCCGCTTGGCATGTATTCAAAACGCGGCCGCCGCCCAAGCTAACTCCCATGAACAGCTTCGCCCAGTATATGTATGTCGAGCTGGGTGACGCTGAATTGCATCAAGGGTTTCAATTTCTATTGTCAGGAATACTGTCAGTATATTACGACAAGACAAGGACCGGCGTAAAGCGTCCTGGCTTCACTGCGTTTGCAGCAAAGCCGGCTACCGTAATTGGAAAAATCGCCTTTAGTACGCTGCGCTAG
- a CDS encoding error-prone DNA polymerase → MRYAELQVTTHFSFLRGASSADELFATAKMLGIEALGIVDRNSLAGIVRALEASRATGLRLVVGCCLDLQDGMSILIYPTDRTSYSRLTRLLTLGKSRGGKDNCILHIEDVAAYAEGLIGILVPDLADETCAVQLRKLAEIFGDRAYLSLCLRRRPNDQIRLYELSNLAARFKVRTVVTNDVLFHAPSRRQLQDVVTCIRNNTTIDEVGFERERHADRFLKPPEEMERLFPRYPEALRRTMEIVDRCKFSLEELTYQYPEEAIVPVKTAQESLEHYVWECIPNRYPEGLPQSVLKVVRHELDLIRTMKYAPYFLTVFSIVRYARSQGILCQGRGSAANSAVCYILGITSIDPETNNLLFERFVSQERDEPPDIDVDFEHERREEVIQWIYKTYGHDKAALCSTVTRYRAKGAIRDVGKALGLPEDVIKSLSSGMWAWSEEISDKNVRELNLNPDDRRLVLTLKLAQQLMGAPRHLGQHPGGFVLTHDRLDDLVPIEPATMKDRQVIEWDKDDVEALKMMKVDVLALGMLTCMSKAFELIRQHKNIDLNLANIEQEDPATYAMIRKADTLGTFQIESRAQMSMLPRMKPRTFYDLVIQVAIVRPGPIQGDMVHPYLRRREGKEKVEYPTPELEAVLGKTLGVPLFQESAMKVAMVCAGFTGGEADQLRKSMATFKFTGGVSKFKDKLVSGMVRNGYSPEFAEKTFSQLEGFGSYGFPESHAASFALIAYASSFVKWHHPDAFCAALLNSQPMGFYAPAQIVQDARRHGVEVRPVCVNRSRWDCTLESVDGSDRHAVRLGMRMVRGLAAADVARITAARIDLPFESVDDMWRRSGVPAASLVELAEADAFLPSLKLQRRDALWAIKALRDEPLPLFAAASEREARAIAEQKEPDVTLRQMTEGHNVVEDYGHTGLTLREHPIAFLRRDLTERSIVTCAEAMGARDGRWLMTAGLVIVRQRPGSAKGVMFLTIEDETGPANVVVWPTLFERRRGIVLGSSMMAINGRIQREGEVVHLVAQQLFDLTSDLSGLADRDQSFTLPFTKADYFTHGGGPDPREMPKRTVKPRDIYVPDLQIDTLKVKSRNFH, encoded by the coding sequence ATGAGATATGCAGAGCTGCAGGTCACCACCCATTTCTCCTTCCTGCGCGGCGCATCCTCTGCCGACGAGCTGTTTGCGACGGCGAAGATGCTGGGGATCGAGGCGCTCGGCATCGTCGATCGCAACAGCCTTGCCGGGATCGTCCGGGCGCTGGAAGCATCGCGGGCGACAGGGCTGCGTCTCGTCGTCGGTTGCTGTCTCGATCTGCAGGACGGCATGTCGATCCTGATCTATCCCACCGACCGCACCTCATACTCCCGCCTGACCAGGCTGCTGACACTGGGAAAATCCAGGGGTGGCAAGGACAACTGCATTCTCCATATCGAGGACGTGGCTGCTTATGCCGAAGGCCTGATTGGCATCCTTGTGCCTGATCTGGCCGACGAGACATGCGCCGTCCAGTTAAGGAAACTGGCCGAGATTTTCGGTGATCGGGCCTATCTGTCGCTCTGTCTCCGTCGACGGCCGAACGACCAAATCAGGCTGTACGAGCTGTCCAATCTTGCCGCTCGTTTCAAGGTGCGGACCGTGGTGACGAATGATGTGCTGTTCCATGCGCCATCGCGCCGCCAGCTTCAGGATGTCGTCACCTGTATCCGCAACAATACGACCATCGATGAAGTCGGGTTCGAACGGGAGAGGCATGCCGACCGTTTCCTCAAGCCACCGGAAGAGATGGAACGTCTTTTTCCAAGGTACCCCGAGGCGCTCCGGCGGACGATGGAGATCGTCGATCGCTGCAAATTTTCTCTTGAGGAGTTGACCTATCAGTATCCTGAGGAGGCAATCGTGCCGGTCAAGACGGCCCAGGAATCCTTGGAGCATTATGTATGGGAATGCATCCCGAACCGCTATCCGGAAGGGTTGCCGCAATCGGTGCTGAAGGTGGTCAGGCACGAACTCGATCTCATCCGCACCATGAAGTATGCACCGTACTTTCTGACGGTGTTCTCCATTGTCCGCTATGCCCGTTCGCAAGGCATTCTTTGTCAGGGGCGTGGCTCGGCAGCCAACTCCGCCGTTTGCTATATCCTCGGCATCACCTCGATCGATCCAGAGACGAACAACCTGCTCTTCGAGCGCTTCGTCAGCCAGGAGCGTGACGAGCCGCCTGATATCGACGTCGACTTCGAGCACGAGCGGCGCGAAGAGGTGATCCAATGGATCTACAAGACCTATGGGCATGACAAGGCGGCGCTGTGCTCCACGGTGACGCGCTACCGAGCAAAAGGGGCCATTCGCGACGTCGGCAAGGCGCTCGGTCTGCCGGAAGATGTCATCAAGTCCTTGTCGTCGGGGATGTGGGCGTGGTCGGAGGAGATCAGCGACAAGAATGTCCGGGAATTGAACCTCAATCCAGACGATCGCCGTCTGGTCCTGACGCTGAAACTTGCCCAGCAGCTCATGGGCGCTCCGAGACACCTTGGCCAGCATCCCGGCGGCTTCGTGCTCACCCATGACAGATTGGATGACCTCGTCCCCATCGAGCCCGCGACCATGAAGGACCGACAGGTGATTGAATGGGACAAAGATGACGTCGAGGCGTTGAAGATGATGAAGGTCGACGTCTTGGCTCTAGGCATGCTCACCTGCATGTCCAAGGCCTTTGAACTTATTCGCCAGCACAAGAACATCGATCTGAATTTGGCGAATATAGAGCAGGAGGATCCGGCGACCTATGCGATGATCCGCAAGGCTGACACACTTGGTACCTTCCAGATCGAGTCCCGTGCTCAGATGTCGATGCTGCCGAGGATGAAGCCTCGGACCTTCTACGACCTTGTCATTCAGGTCGCCATCGTCCGACCCGGCCCGATCCAGGGTGACATGGTGCATCCGTACCTGCGCAGGCGTGAAGGCAAGGAAAAGGTCGAGTATCCGACTCCGGAACTTGAGGCCGTGCTCGGAAAGACACTAGGGGTGCCGCTGTTCCAGGAAAGCGCAATGAAAGTGGCGATGGTCTGCGCCGGATTTACGGGTGGCGAGGCTGACCAGCTGCGCAAATCCATGGCGACGTTCAAGTTCACAGGAGGGGTGTCGAAGTTCAAGGATAAGCTTGTCTCTGGCATGGTCCGGAATGGCTACTCGCCGGAGTTCGCCGAAAAGACCTTCAGCCAGCTCGAAGGATTCGGCAGCTATGGATTCCCGGAGAGCCATGCCGCCTCCTTTGCTCTGATTGCCTACGCAAGCAGCTTCGTGAAATGGCATCACCCGGATGCGTTCTGTGCAGCCCTGTTGAACTCGCAGCCCATGGGTTTCTATGCCCCTGCGCAGATCGTGCAGGACGCCAGGCGGCATGGCGTTGAGGTCCGCCCAGTCTGCGTCAACCGATCCCGGTGGGATTGCACGCTCGAATCTGTTGATGGAAGCGATCGCCATGCCGTCCGACTGGGCATGCGCATGGTCCGAGGCCTAGCGGCCGCGGATGTCGCGCGGATAACGGCTGCTCGCATTGACCTGCCTTTCGAGAGCGTCGACGACATGTGGCGGAGATCCGGCGTCCCTGCTGCGTCACTGGTCGAGCTTGCCGAAGCCGACGCCTTCCTGCCATCGCTGAAACTCCAACGACGTGATGCGCTCTGGGCGATCAAGGCGCTCCGGGACGAACCGTTACCGCTCTTTGCCGCTGCCTCCGAACGGGAAGCGAGGGCGATTGCTGAACAGAAGGAACCCGATGTCACTCTTCGACAGATGACCGAGGGCCACAATGTCGTGGAGGACTATGGCCACACCGGGTTGACGCTTCGGGAGCATCCGATCGCATTCCTCCGCCGGGATCTGACCGAACGCAGCATCGTCACCTGTGCTGAAGCGATGGGTGCTCGCGACGGACGCTGGCTGATGACTGCAGGTCTCGTTATCGTGCGACAGAGACCTGGCAGCGCCAAGGGCGTGATGTTCTTGACCATTGAGGATGAAACAGGACCCGCCAATGTCGTCGTCTGGCCGACGCTGTTCGAGCGCCGCCGGGGCATCGTGCTCGGCTCCAGCATGATGGCGATCAATGGCCGCATCCAGCGGGAAGGAGAGGTGGTGCATCTCGTTGCACAGCAGCTCTTCGATCTGACAAGCGATCTCTCCGGTCTGGCCGATCGCGACCAATCCTTCACGCTTCCCTTTACCAAGGCGGACTATTTTACACACGGCGGTGGCCCAGATCCTCGCGAAATGCCGAAACGTACCGTCAAGCCCAGGGACATCTATGTGCCGGATTTGCAAATCGATACGCTGAAGGTGAAGAGCCGGAATTTTCATTGA
- a CDS encoding Y-family DNA polymerase → MPRVVSIFLPDLPTDRIRRADPAIPPDQPVVVIARSGSKRWVSAADVAAKKVGVRVGMKAAEAQALFGGLLMVDADPSADAVALERISFWALTQYSPIVAMDGADGIVMDTEGADHLQGGELPMLTGIANRFRARGLTTRVAVADTWGAAHACARAISREIVIIPPGETVRAVEHLPISKLRLPDKIVGDLRTLGFKTIGELSVTPRAPLTLRFGPEIGRRLDQMFGRVSEPIDPIRTPELIEVSRSFAEPIGAAETINKYVGRLVIQLIAELQRKGLGVRRTDLIVEKVDGIRQALRAGTAKPARDIAWLTKLFRDRTEKIEPGFGIEKLTLVAVMTEPLEDVQRSSSLVDYAEEDITPLIDIFGNRGQRVYRIAPVASDVPERSVKRIPAASEEVATSWAHHWPRPVRLLSHPKRIEAIALLPDHPPASITWRGKRRRVKRADGPERIFGEWWKRDSELSAVRDYFVIEDEGGERFWIFRSGDGIDPETGSHLWFLHGIFA, encoded by the coding sequence ATGCCTCGGGTCGTATCGATATTTCTACCGGACCTTCCGACCGACAGGATCAGGCGGGCAGATCCCGCTATTCCGCCTGATCAGCCGGTTGTCGTCATCGCCAGGAGCGGCTCCAAGCGCTGGGTATCCGCCGCCGACGTTGCGGCGAAGAAGGTCGGCGTTCGTGTCGGCATGAAAGCAGCCGAAGCACAGGCGCTGTTTGGTGGACTGCTGATGGTCGATGCCGACCCATCTGCAGATGCGGTCGCTCTGGAACGGATCTCGTTCTGGGCGCTCACGCAATATTCGCCGATCGTCGCCATGGATGGTGCCGATGGGATCGTCATGGATACCGAGGGTGCCGACCATCTGCAGGGTGGCGAACTGCCGATGCTGACCGGAATTGCCAATCGATTCCGGGCGAGGGGACTGACGACCCGCGTCGCTGTCGCCGACACCTGGGGTGCGGCTCACGCCTGCGCCCGCGCCATCAGCCGGGAAATCGTCATCATACCGCCTGGAGAGACCGTCCGCGCCGTCGAACACCTGCCAATTTCTAAGCTGCGATTGCCTGACAAGATCGTCGGTGATCTGCGGACGTTGGGTTTTAAGACGATCGGTGAGCTGTCAGTGACGCCACGTGCACCACTGACCCTGCGCTTCGGTCCGGAAATCGGACGCCGCCTCGATCAAATGTTCGGCCGTGTATCCGAACCGATCGATCCCATCCGAACGCCCGAACTGATCGAGGTCAGTCGCTCCTTTGCCGAGCCGATCGGTGCGGCGGAAACGATCAACAAGTACGTCGGCCGCCTTGTCATCCAACTCATCGCCGAATTGCAGCGCAAAGGGCTGGGGGTACGGCGGACCGACCTCATCGTCGAAAAGGTCGATGGCATCAGGCAAGCCCTACGTGCGGGAACAGCCAAGCCAGCTCGCGACATCGCTTGGCTCACGAAACTGTTTCGGGATCGCACCGAGAAGATCGAGCCGGGTTTCGGTATTGAGAAGCTGACGCTCGTTGCTGTCATGACGGAGCCGCTTGAAGACGTGCAACGATCGTCTTCGTTGGTTGACTATGCTGAAGAGGACATCACACCGCTGATCGACATCTTCGGCAATCGCGGGCAACGCGTCTACCGGATCGCTCCAGTCGCATCAGACGTTCCCGAACGTAGTGTCAAAAGAATCCCGGCAGCTTCCGAAGAAGTTGCAACGTCATGGGCGCATCATTGGCCACGGCCTGTGCGTCTGCTGTCGCACCCGAAACGCATCGAAGCCATCGCGCTTTTGCCAGACCATCCACCTGCCAGTATCACCTGGCGCGGCAAGCGTCGTCGAGTAAAGCGTGCCGATGGCCCTGAGCGAATATTCGGGGAGTGGTGGAAGCGTGACAGTGAACTCTCTGCGGTGCGCGATTACTTCGTCATCGAGGACGAAGGCGGTGAACGCTTCTGGATCTTTCGCAGCGGTGACGGCATCGATCCGGAGACGGGATCGCATCTCTGGTTTCTGCACGGGATCTTCGCATGA
- a CDS encoding ImuA family protein, with amino-acid sequence MTAAREHVISDLRTRIAALERNAGRKADYLPFGVPEIDAVLPGGGLAYGALHEFAGGGAGVVDGAAAALFVAGVAARTNGKIVWCLTRPDLFFPALAQAGLHPDRVVFVEADKEEDVLASMEEALAFGGIGVVVGEIVRLPMVASRRLQLAAEKTGTMCLVVRRWRRQTEANDFGQPTASTTRWRVSVLPSEDLPVPGVGRARWFLELMRVKAGECAEFVVGACDASGRIDISTGPSDRQDQAGRSRYSA; translated from the coding sequence ATGACGGCTGCGCGTGAGCACGTCATATCGGATCTTCGTACCCGCATCGCTGCACTGGAGCGGAATGCCGGGCGTAAAGCAGACTATTTGCCGTTTGGAGTTCCTGAGATCGACGCCGTTCTTCCAGGCGGTGGCCTTGCCTATGGCGCGTTGCACGAGTTTGCCGGGGGTGGGGCGGGTGTCGTCGACGGTGCGGCTGCGGCCCTGTTTGTTGCCGGGGTTGCGGCACGGACGAATGGAAAGATCGTCTGGTGCCTGACGCGGCCGGACCTGTTCTTTCCGGCATTGGCGCAGGCGGGCCTTCATCCTGATCGGGTCGTCTTCGTAGAGGCCGACAAGGAGGAAGATGTCCTGGCGTCGATGGAAGAAGCCCTGGCCTTCGGCGGCATTGGAGTTGTCGTCGGCGAGATCGTGAGACTGCCGATGGTTGCCTCCCGTCGCCTACAGTTGGCGGCAGAAAAGACCGGCACGATGTGCCTCGTCGTCAGGCGTTGGCGCAGACAGACCGAAGCTAATGATTTCGGACAGCCAACTGCCTCGACGACACGCTGGCGGGTCAGCGTGCTGCCTTCGGAAGACCTGCCGGTTCCAGGTGTCGGCCGCGCGAGGTGGTTTCTGGAATTGATGAGAGTGAAAGCAGGCGAATGCGCCGAGTTTGTCGTTGGAGCGTGTGATGCCTCGGGTCGTATCGATATTTCTACCGGACCTTCCGACCGACAGGATCAGGCGGGCAGATCCCGCTATTCCGCCTGA
- a CDS encoding trypsin-like serine peptidase, which produces MSRLSMGSLSIVARQLPQLFAIILVLILGSSYAKAGAIGGDNRHPIDEYAKLHSMSPDEARKKFGASGRIMCPFGEASAFLIFKSNIVVTARHVLFPEASMGGYAGRMSITRCGFEVSDGKGSKWHKVDVRSFLYPDAVQRSLTDRFDWVVMRLSEPVTEFEPYHMPSKPVSAGEKITMATIRQDNFLPDDWNERILTDCRIRAIDNIDGVVASGIRTDCSSGHGASGGALLRQGPQGLEAVGVMSSMSASCTTFNRKRCYTFAVGFEPELVAAVHKLAGE; this is translated from the coding sequence ATGTCACGTTTATCAATGGGGTCGCTCTCAATCGTTGCTCGGCAGCTGCCGCAACTATTCGCAATCATACTTGTATTGATCCTCGGATCTTCTTACGCCAAAGCAGGAGCCATTGGCGGCGATAATCGGCACCCAATCGATGAGTATGCCAAATTACACAGCATGTCGCCGGATGAGGCCCGCAAGAAGTTCGGTGCGTCGGGCCGGATCATGTGCCCCTTTGGCGAGGCTAGCGCCTTCCTTATTTTCAAGTCCAATATTGTCGTCACCGCAAGACATGTTCTTTTTCCCGAAGCGAGCATGGGCGGCTACGCTGGTCGGATGTCGATTACGCGTTGTGGCTTTGAGGTGAGCGACGGCAAAGGGTCGAAATGGCACAAGGTTGATGTTCGATCTTTCCTCTATCCCGATGCCGTGCAACGTTCGCTGACGGACCGCTTTGATTGGGTCGTGATGCGACTATCCGAACCAGTAACCGAGTTCGAGCCGTATCATATGCCTTCAAAGCCTGTTTCTGCGGGCGAAAAGATCACAATGGCCACTATTCGCCAGGACAACTTTCTTCCCGACGATTGGAACGAGCGAATTCTCACTGATTGTAGGATACGTGCAATCGACAATATTGATGGCGTCGTCGCCAGTGGCATTCGCACAGATTGTTCCTCCGGCCATGGTGCGTCGGGTGGAGCATTGCTTCGCCAAGGGCCTCAAGGTCTGGAAGCAGTTGGTGTCATGAGTTCGATGAGTGCGTCTTGCACGACATTCAACCGAAAGCGCTGCTATACCTTTGCCGTCGGCTTCGAACCGGAACTTGTCGCAGCCGTGCACAAACTTGCCGGAGAATGA
- a CDS encoding SOS response-associated peptidase encodes MCNLYTVRKSAEEVARYFGVANPVKSNSPEEVYPGTPGIAIVEQDGVREMRSMTWGFPLRLKTMKPEAKPIPVNNIAELTKPMWVGVARKPQWRCLIPVTHFAEPEGPKGKKTRTWFSLSNEPIFAWGGLWRISDEWGPVYSGAMTAANAAVSPVHDRMPVILHRDDYERWMKGSLDDLLALQQRVYPPELMQMEQTSDLWVKKKASGPEDAVLL; translated from the coding sequence ATGTGCAATCTGTATACTGTTCGGAAGTCAGCTGAAGAAGTCGCCCGCTATTTTGGTGTAGCCAACCCAGTTAAATCGAACTCACCAGAAGAGGTCTACCCGGGCACACCTGGCATTGCCATCGTTGAACAGGATGGTGTTCGGGAAATGCGGTCGATGACGTGGGGCTTTCCCTTGCGTCTCAAAACGATGAAGCCTGAAGCGAAACCGATCCCGGTGAACAACATCGCGGAACTGACGAAACCGATGTGGGTCGGTGTTGCTCGTAAACCCCAATGGCGTTGCCTGATACCTGTCACGCATTTCGCAGAGCCGGAAGGACCGAAGGGAAAGAAGACCAGGACCTGGTTCAGCCTTTCCAATGAACCGATCTTCGCGTGGGGTGGGCTTTGGCGTATCTCTGATGAATGGGGACCGGTATATTCAGGAGCCATGACGGCGGCGAACGCGGCAGTGTCGCCAGTTCACGACCGGATGCCTGTAATCTTACATCGGGACGATTACGAACGGTGGATGAAAGGTAGCCTCGACGACCTACTTGCCCTCCAGCAACGCGTCTATCCGCCTGAATTGATGCAAATGGAGCAGACAAGCGATCTTTGGGTAAAGAAGAAGGCATCGGGGCCCGAGGACGCCGTGCTGCTGTAG
- a CDS encoding SOS response-associated peptidase family protein gives MSRLFAVARTIEEIAEHFQVDMSSPMSVPGETVEGSPGLIVIEKDGLRLLKSVSWGFPRHTREMQYSGEPPGRIGLVADLTNPLWDRIVVDPRYRCLIPITHFANPDGVKGRKTRTWFSNTKEPLIAWAGFCRNTQEFGPVFAGMTMTANELVRPFNDRMPVLLKKSEWELWLHGSIKDVIAFQFREPIPSDEFDVLQTRDLWRSGMPPRQKSFLSCEAMPI, from the coding sequence ATGTCCAGGCTATTTGCAGTTGCTCGCACGATCGAGGAGATCGCTGAGCATTTCCAGGTTGATATGTCTTCGCCCATGTCCGTCCCGGGCGAGACGGTCGAGGGATCACCAGGCCTGATCGTCATCGAAAAGGACGGCCTTCGACTGTTGAAGTCTGTGTCGTGGGGTTTTCCCCGGCACACGCGGGAGATGCAGTATAGCGGTGAACCACCAGGACGCATTGGTCTGGTCGCCGATCTGACCAATCCCTTATGGGACCGGATCGTCGTCGACCCCCGCTACCGTTGCCTCATCCCAATAACCCATTTTGCCAATCCGGACGGGGTGAAGGGACGCAAAACAAGGACCTGGTTCTCAAACACGAAGGAGCCGTTGATCGCCTGGGCCGGGTTCTGTCGGAATACACAGGAATTCGGTCCGGTGTTCGCAGGGATGACAATGACCGCCAACGAACTTGTTCGACCGTTCAACGACCGAATGCCGGTTTTGCTCAAGAAATCTGAATGGGAACTCTGGCTCCATGGAAGCATAAAGGACGTCATCGCATTTCAGTTCAGAGAGCCAATCCCATCGGACGAGTTCGATGTGCTCCAAACCCGCGATCTGTGGCGCAGTGGCATGCCTCCACGGCAGAAATCTTTCCTCAGTTGCGAGGCCATGCCAATCTAG
- a CDS encoding MBL fold metallo-hydrolase, which yields MKSLCISTLIACLAAVQVSAADMGPQPAQPGAETFTLGDFRITSLRDAVNVVPNDGSVFGADVGPKAVAEVLTKAGQKTEAIELSVDALLARRGSEAIVIDTGLGPAIPGALASSLSLAGVKPDEVTTVLITHVHSDHIGGLITREKQSAFKHAVIKISGPDWKWLQQQPEMAELTRVIAPQVSTFIPGEDVAMGIKSVRIPGHTPGHVGYMISSKGETLLDVGDTVHSSIVSLAKPDWGMGYDSDRAIGRTSRREVLTQLAADHQLIFAPHFPYPGVGWIVSQSDHFEWLPKK from the coding sequence ATGAAATCCCTGTGCATCTCAACTCTGATCGCGTGCCTCGCTGCCGTGCAAGTATCTGCGGCAGATATGGGTCCCCAGCCAGCGCAGCCGGGTGCCGAGACTTTCACGCTCGGTGATTTCCGCATCACGTCACTGAGAGACGCGGTAAACGTCGTACCGAACGACGGTTCCGTGTTTGGCGCTGACGTCGGGCCAAAGGCAGTGGCCGAGGTTCTCACGAAGGCAGGACAAAAGACCGAGGCCATCGAACTATCCGTCGATGCCCTTCTCGCGCGGAGGGGTAGCGAAGCTATTGTGATTGATACGGGGCTAGGTCCGGCGATACCCGGAGCACTCGCCAGCAGCCTCAGCCTTGCCGGCGTCAAGCCGGACGAAGTGACGACGGTATTGATTACCCACGTGCATAGCGATCACATTGGTGGTCTAATCACTCGAGAGAAGCAATCCGCGTTCAAGCATGCCGTGATAAAGATCTCGGGGCCGGACTGGAAATGGCTTCAACAGCAGCCCGAAATGGCTGAACTCACCAGAGTGATTGCTCCGCAGGTGAGCACCTTCATCCCTGGAGAGGATGTGGCCATGGGCATCAAGTCGGTCCGCATACCGGGGCACACACCTGGTCACGTCGGATACATGATATCGTCCAAGGGTGAGACTTTGCTCGACGTGGGCGACACGGTTCATAGCTCCATCGTCTCCCTTGCGAAGCCCGACTGGGGCATGGGGTACGATAGTGATCGCGCGATCGGACGGACAAGCCGGCGAGAAGTACTCACTCAGCTTGCAGCAGATCATCAACTTATTTTCGCGCCGCACTTTCCCTACCCCGGAGTGGGCTGGATCGTTTCGCAGAGCGATCATTTCGAATGGCTTCCTAAGAAGTAG
- a CDS encoding MBL fold metallo-hydrolase, whose amino-acid sequence MKSQKSNRFKGVCTAALVAAVLTAWPLRAQCAAAEQTTKTNETSEIAPIGVMPLAFMKIPPSARGPEIDRKKGYRIESLGNGLYMVTDNAYQSMFMVYDHGVVVVDAPPSYAGKLRQAVSEITDKPITHLIYSHSHADHIGGAGSLGPISVIIAHSETKRLLTRDADPQRPIPTITFEDRYTLKLGSQILELSYPGNGHEPGNIMIYAPAQKVLMFVDIVFPGWMPFRRFGVAQDIPGYFEQVRELDHHPFEKLVGGHVSRIGTHEDVKLQIEFDDDIKAATSTALHSQAYGSELNGAEPANSWALVSDYTARVASQCVATMTPKWKDKLAAFDTFIWDQCYAIEQSLRVD is encoded by the coding sequence ATGAAATCCCAGAAATCCAATAGATTCAAAGGTGTTTGCACCGCTGCTTTGGTGGCAGCGGTCCTGACAGCCTGGCCGCTACGTGCACAGTGTGCCGCAGCCGAGCAGACGACCAAGACCAACGAAACGTCTGAGATCGCTCCGATTGGGGTCATGCCACTGGCATTCATGAAAATACCGCCTTCGGCTCGGGGGCCGGAGATCGACCGAAAGAAGGGCTATCGGATCGAAAGCCTCGGAAACGGTCTCTACATGGTCACGGACAACGCCTACCAATCAATGTTCATGGTCTATGATCATGGTGTTGTGGTAGTCGACGCACCGCCGTCTTATGCGGGCAAACTGAGGCAGGCCGTTAGCGAGATTACCGACAAACCCATTACGCATCTCATTTACAGCCACTCGCATGCCGACCACATTGGCGGTGCGGGGAGTCTCGGACCCATAAGCGTGATCATCGCTCACAGTGAGACAAAACGCTTACTGACGCGCGATGCCGACCCTCAACGCCCGATACCCACGATAACCTTCGAAGATCGATATACGCTTAAACTCGGATCGCAGATACTCGAGCTATCTTACCCCGGCAATGGTCACGAACCCGGCAACATCATGATATATGCGCCTGCCCAAAAGGTTCTGATGTTTGTCGATATCGTCTTCCCGGGCTGGATGCCGTTCCGCCGTTTTGGTGTTGCGCAGGACATTCCGGGATATTTTGAGCAAGTCCGAGAACTCGACCACCATCCGTTTGAAAAGCTGGTTGGCGGTCATGTGAGCCGCATCGGCACTCATGAGGACGTAAAGCTTCAGATCGAGTTCGACGACGATATCAAGGCAGCGACGTCAACGGCCTTGCACAGCCAAGCCTACGGCTCGGAGCTTAATGGAGCCGAGCCCGCGAACTCTTGGGCGCTCGTCAGTGACTACACGGCGCGAGTCGCTAGTCAGTGCGTTGCTACGATGACGCCAAAATGGAAGGACAAGCTGGCAGCGTTCGACACATTTATCTGGGATCAATGCTACGCGATAGAGCAGAGCCTTCGGGTAGACTAG